The Shewanella sp. KX20019 genome window below encodes:
- a CDS encoding LysR family transcriptional regulator — MGASQLDLNLLFVLKRLLEEKHVSNTALSLNMSQSSVSRTLHKMRAFFDDELLVRTNYGYELTPKAETVKQDISAVINSVEKLVHKQTFDPKSVNSTVSFYGLQPQINSLMPNVIELIRKRAPNMVVSLDSTPKRHFQALIDGDVHFALSSHRPSSAEQNIHSMLIAKRNFSLLMSKNHPLANQDISAEKLREYQFGQISLQGEKTLSLEYKYKELGLADKKRQLSVPIQLSNFGAAPNIAAQTDIIFHVPTPFATDACNDSRLITRDVPPELKLHFIHVYLYWHKRFHDDPACAWIRSLFKELYADKDIYA, encoded by the coding sequence ATGGGTGCATCTCAGCTAGATCTAAATTTATTATTTGTTTTAAAGCGCCTACTAGAAGAAAAGCATGTCTCCAACACTGCTCTATCACTGAATATGAGCCAGTCATCCGTAAGCCGAACTCTGCATAAAATGAGAGCATTTTTTGATGATGAATTACTCGTTCGAACCAACTATGGCTACGAGCTAACTCCAAAGGCTGAAACGGTTAAGCAAGATATTTCAGCTGTGATTAATAGCGTCGAGAAACTTGTTCATAAGCAAACTTTTGATCCTAAAAGCGTTAATAGTACCGTGAGTTTTTACGGGCTGCAGCCACAGATTAATAGCTTAATGCCTAATGTTATTGAGCTAATCCGCAAGCGAGCACCCAATATGGTTGTCAGTCTTGATAGCACCCCAAAACGCCACTTTCAGGCACTCATTGACGGCGATGTGCACTTTGCACTTTCATCCCATCGGCCATCTAGCGCCGAACAAAACATCCATAGCATGTTAATCGCTAAACGTAACTTTAGTTTGTTAATGAGTAAAAATCACCCATTGGCCAATCAAGATATTAGCGCTGAAAAATTGCGTGAATACCAGTTTGGCCAAATATCACTACAGGGCGAAAAAACACTATCGCTGGAGTATAAATATAAAGAGTTGGGTTTAGCCGATAAAAAGCGTCAGCTATCTGTACCCATACAGCTGAGTAACTTTGGTGCGGCGCCAAATATTGCAGCACAAACCGATATTATCTTTCATGTGCCCACACCTTTTGCTACCGATGCCTGTAATGACAGTCGATTGATAACCCGCGATGTACCGCCAGAATTAAAGCTACATTTTATACATGTCTATCTATACTGGCATAAACGTTTTCATGACGATCCGGCCTGTGCTTGGATACGGTCTTTATTCAAAGAACTGTATGCAGACAAAGACATTTATGCATAA
- a CDS encoding FadR/GntR family transcriptional regulator yields the protein MNNFQPIKKVKASDEVSKQLRHAIFEGRYFAGDKLPSERELIETFMVSRTVVREAIKALEARGLVEIKQGATGGAFVKELTFERLSNDCKDLFFLGNMSFDEICQARLSIEPIVAGLAAKHCTPKQAKLLIEANDNESSTLEYPETVMLRSRVHYLLADMCNNRFLTAIDKSLIQLVGSIASQFQPDTDKIHPPGMHNAIIDAVITGDEAGAETAMREHLLEFLLLLEGIENDYRQTKSNP from the coding sequence TTGAATAACTTCCAACCAATCAAGAAGGTAAAGGCTTCCGATGAAGTTTCTAAGCAACTTCGACATGCTATTTTTGAAGGGCGTTATTTCGCCGGAGACAAGCTGCCGTCTGAGCGAGAACTGATCGAGACGTTTATGGTAAGTCGAACCGTTGTTCGTGAAGCGATAAAGGCATTAGAGGCCCGTGGACTTGTAGAGATCAAACAGGGTGCAACAGGTGGCGCTTTCGTAAAAGAGTTGACCTTTGAAAGGCTGAGCAATGATTGTAAGGACTTGTTTTTTTTGGGTAACATGTCTTTTGATGAAATTTGTCAAGCCCGCTTATCAATAGAGCCTATTGTCGCTGGCCTAGCGGCAAAACATTGCACTCCAAAGCAGGCAAAACTATTAATAGAAGCTAACGATAATGAGAGCAGTACCTTGGAGTATCCCGAAACTGTCATGCTCAGAAGTCGAGTGCACTATCTACTTGCAGATATGTGTAATAACCGTTTTTTGACCGCAATAGATAAGTCCTTAATTCAGTTAGTGGGGAGTATTGCGAGCCAGTTTCAGCCAGACACGGACAAAATACATCCACCCGGGATGCATAATGCTATTATTGATGCAGTGATAACAGGCGATGAAGCGGGTGCTGAAACAGCGATGAGAGAACATCTGCTAGAGTTTCTATTATTGCTCGAGGGTATCGAAAACGACTACAGACAAACTAAGTCAAACCCTTGA
- a CDS encoding FAD-dependent oxidoreductase, whose product MTKENSRKAKEIDQYTANVLQNGISRRSFLTRAAMGTGAVAFTGLTGGAAEAATAADTANMAKSADGGATLDFMPKPKLIADSQISSTQTFDVVVVGAGASGVPAALSAAENGAKVAVLQKQSIVVSQGNTGSGLDLANCDKAAVEAMVSRLMGDSAHRCSPELIREWAYNSGEAISWVIDRAKKGGAQVQDQGTKVQHGIHGVTEHKLNFVTSYFGPKPYTAGDGMRDLAKTAVKAGVKFFFNTPANQLIQDASGKVIGVIAQNRDGSYHKFMAKKGVILSAGDYQNNEAMCNFFIPDLKNFERKQMDRTGDGFSMAYWAGGVIEPIGHTKMLHDFDAGPASMCDMPFLAVNRKGNRFVNETVAMSLMNNYLRDEENAGNYSQVFDSNYMEQAADWPGKLYSPEEMKKYMPEDPAEKKGVYASQTNTYSANTLEELAVKLECDPKTFVANIKRYNELCETGKDDDFGKPSSKMLPIVKAPFYGIHRRMRISTLCSGMLVDKNHQALDADGSKIGGLFVIGNLGGGFYGGVDYPLTVFGLSLGRCYTFGYLAGKYVAKL is encoded by the coding sequence ATGACAAAAGAAAATTCACGTAAAGCCAAAGAGATCGATCAGTACACAGCTAACGTTCTGCAAAACGGTATTTCCCGTCGAAGCTTTCTAACCCGCGCAGCAATGGGGACAGGTGCTGTGGCATTTACTGGGTTAACAGGTGGTGCAGCCGAAGCTGCAACCGCTGCTGACACTGCAAACATGGCTAAAAGTGCTGATGGTGGGGCAACGCTCGACTTTATGCCGAAGCCTAAACTCATTGCTGACAGCCAAATTTCTTCGACTCAAACTTTTGATGTCGTAGTAGTGGGGGCGGGTGCCTCTGGTGTTCCTGCTGCACTATCTGCTGCAGAAAACGGTGCCAAAGTCGCTGTGCTGCAAAAGCAGTCGATTGTTGTATCTCAGGGAAATACTGGCTCTGGTCTTGATTTAGCTAATTGCGATAAGGCTGCAGTGGAAGCCATGGTATCTCGCTTAATGGGCGACAGTGCTCACCGCTGTAGTCCTGAGCTCATTAGAGAGTGGGCTTATAACTCTGGGGAAGCTATTTCTTGGGTTATCGACCGTGCTAAAAAAGGTGGCGCTCAAGTACAGGACCAAGGAACTAAAGTTCAACACGGTATTCACGGTGTAACAGAGCATAAACTGAATTTTGTGACTTCCTACTTTGGGCCCAAGCCTTATACCGCGGGTGACGGCATGCGTGACCTTGCCAAAACGGCTGTAAAAGCGGGCGTTAAGTTCTTCTTTAACACCCCCGCCAACCAACTTATTCAAGATGCTAGCGGCAAAGTTATTGGTGTCATCGCGCAAAATCGTGATGGTTCTTACCATAAGTTTATGGCTAAAAAAGGTGTCATTTTATCTGCTGGTGATTATCAGAACAACGAAGCTATGTGTAACTTCTTTATCCCAGATTTGAAGAACTTCGAACGCAAACAGATGGATCGTACTGGTGACGGTTTCTCGATGGCTTATTGGGCTGGTGGAGTTATCGAGCCCATTGGTCACACTAAAATGTTGCATGACTTTGATGCTGGTCCAGCCTCTATGTGCGACATGCCTTTTCTTGCTGTTAACCGCAAAGGCAATCGTTTCGTCAATGAAACTGTTGCAATGTCATTGATGAATAATTACTTACGTGATGAAGAAAACGCAGGTAACTACTCGCAAGTCTTTGACTCAAACTACATGGAACAAGCTGCTGACTGGCCGGGCAAATTATATTCGCCTGAAGAGATGAAAAAGTACATGCCTGAAGACCCAGCAGAGAAAAAGGGTGTATATGCATCTCAAACCAATACCTACTCCGCCAATACCTTGGAAGAGCTTGCAGTCAAGCTCGAATGCGATCCTAAAACATTCGTTGCGAATATTAAGCGTTACAACGAGTTATGTGAAACAGGTAAAGACGACGATTTTGGTAAACCTTCATCAAAGATGCTGCCAATCGTCAAAGCACCTTTCTATGGCATTCACCGCCGCATGCGTATTTCAACCCTTTGCTCTGGAATGTTAGTCGATAAGAACCACCAAGCACTCGATGCTGACGGTAGCAAGATTGGTGGTCTATTTGTCATCGGTAATTTAGGGGGGGGCTTCTACGGTGGCGTTGATTACCCATTGACTGTTTTCGGTTTATCACTGGGTCGTTGCTACACCTTTGGTTACTTGGCCGGTAAGTACGTCGCCAAGCTATAG
- a CDS encoding cytochrome c3 family protein, with the protein MKKLTLHNIVLALALGFFASGAIAADSQLLEVTHKAAGLVCNDCHSKNKKEQVRITKCLECHDTQALAETTADFEPTNPHKNRHFDTETNCSYCHHQHKESENYCSGCHLRFDFVTP; encoded by the coding sequence ATGAAAAAATTAACACTCCACAACATAGTGCTTGCTCTTGCATTAGGTTTCTTTGCAAGTGGCGCCATCGCTGCTGATAGTCAGTTGCTAGAGGTGACTCACAAAGCTGCTGGGCTTGTGTGTAACGATTGCCATAGCAAAAACAAAAAAGAACAAGTGCGTATTACTAAATGCTTAGAGTGCCATGACACACAAGCGCTTGCTGAAACAACGGCAGATTTTGAGCCAACGAACCCTCATAAAAACCGTCACTTCGATACTGAAACTAACTGTAGTTACTGTCACCACCAACACAAAGAGTCTGAAAACTACTGCAGTGGCTGCCACCTTCGATTTGATTTCGTTACACCTTAA
- a CDS encoding OprD family outer membrane porin, producing the protein MNTKLLPVVVACLAASPAFAADPIENLFNDATFKGQLQLFDFQRDFDGESTDRRDTSFGGLFYLRSGEANGVSFGGSFASANPIWDNDDGIYGLVGGGTPGSKNERTAVNRLQEYFVSGNWYDTKITVGAQELRTPMMNPFPLRAIPFTYRGASIKNTSIDNLAVSALYITDYMGWTNEEFASVADGIKGEFARKGVIVDVEDNPMLALGFDYTLPFEQVKTKASLWHYTMEDVYNQTYFKLDMSGALGSTNWYFKPSYLKQDSSGKLSQTAAQFDTYQAGFHLGMKWSGFDATVKYVKTGDGDIVAPFGDNKVIIQQVVQSSRANEDAYGAQLAYRFAPSSALNGVSAYLNWASYQIDGDSSLDIDETDISVRYDLNEYVEGLSLRARHAIVNYSTGDDLTDTRFYIYYKFKI; encoded by the coding sequence ATGAACACAAAATTACTGCCAGTCGTGGTTGCTTGTTTGGCTGCTAGTCCAGCTTTTGCAGCAGACCCAATCGAAAATTTGTTTAATGACGCTACTTTCAAAGGTCAACTACAACTTTTTGATTTCCAGCGTGACTTCGATGGCGAAAGCACTGATAGGCGCGATACCTCTTTTGGTGGACTTTTTTACCTGCGCTCAGGCGAAGCGAATGGCGTTAGCTTTGGTGGATCCTTTGCCTCTGCCAATCCTATTTGGGACAACGATGACGGCATTTACGGCCTAGTCGGCGGTGGAACTCCTGGTTCTAAAAATGAGCGTACCGCAGTTAACCGCCTACAAGAGTACTTTGTTAGTGGCAATTGGTATGACACAAAAATCACGGTTGGTGCGCAAGAGTTACGCACCCCAATGATGAATCCATTCCCATTGCGCGCAATACCATTCACCTATCGCGGTGCTAGCATTAAAAACACTTCAATCGATAACCTCGCTGTGTCTGCGTTGTATATAACAGATTACATGGGTTGGACCAATGAAGAGTTTGCGAGTGTTGCCGATGGTATAAAAGGCGAATTTGCTCGCAAGGGCGTCATCGTCGACGTTGAAGACAACCCTATGTTGGCCTTAGGATTTGACTATACGCTACCGTTTGAACAGGTTAAAACTAAAGCCAGCCTTTGGCACTACACCATGGAGGATGTTTACAACCAAACCTATTTTAAACTCGATATGAGTGGAGCATTAGGCAGCACTAATTGGTACTTCAAACCGTCTTATTTGAAGCAGGATTCTAGCGGTAAGCTAAGTCAGACTGCAGCTCAATTTGATACTTATCAAGCGGGTTTTCATCTTGGTATGAAGTGGAGCGGTTTTGATGCCACGGTGAAGTACGTTAAAACTGGCGATGGCGATATAGTGGCTCCATTTGGTGATAATAAAGTTATTATTCAGCAAGTGGTTCAGTCATCTCGTGCCAATGAAGATGCATATGGTGCTCAGTTAGCGTATCGCTTTGCACCAAGCTCAGCACTCAATGGCGTCAGTGCCTATTTAAACTGGGCTAGCTATCAAATTGATGGCGACTCTAGCCTAGATATCGACGAAACAGACATCTCTGTTCGCTACGATCTAAATGAATATGTAGAAGGTCTAAGCTTACGAGCCCGTCACGCCATTGTTAATTACAGCACTGGAGACGATCTGACTGACACGCGCTTTTACATCTATTACAAGTTCAAAATTTAA